One Ahaetulla prasina isolate Xishuangbanna chromosome 1, ASM2864084v1, whole genome shotgun sequence DNA window includes the following coding sequences:
- the LOC131196102 gene encoding pepsin A-like has product MKFLLLLSLVALSQCQTSKVHLKKTKSVRQILKEHGLLEDFLKKHPYNLGTKYFPGLQNTFAVDPEPLQNYMDIEYMGTISIGTPPQEFTVIFDTGSSNLWVPSVYCSSGACSDHHKFNPQQSSTFQSTSQSVAITYGTGSMTGFLGYDTVTVGNIQVSNQIFGLSETEPGSFLYYAPFDGILGLAFPRLSASGATPVFDNMMSEGLVSQDLFSVFLSSDGQRGSFVMFGGIDSSYYTGSLNWVPLSAELYWQITVDSITVNGQAIACSGGCQAIVDTGTSLLAGPPNGIASIQNFIGGRQYSNGQYIVNCNAINELPDIVFTINGIQYPVPASAYIRQFQSYCTSGFQNMPFQADLWILGDIFIRQYYCVFDRANNQIGLASVAQ; this is encoded by the exons ATGAAGTTCCTCTTACTTCTGAGCCTGGTGGCACTTTCCCAATGTCAGACATCAAA GGTTCAcctaaagaaaacaaaatccGTGAGGCAAATCCTTAAGGAACATGGGCTGCTAGAAGATTTTCTGAAGAAGCATCCTTATAACCTTGGCACAAAATATTTCCCAGGGCTGCAAAATACATTTGCCGTTGATCCTGAACCCTTGCAAAATTATATGGAT ATCGAGTACATGGGTACTATCTCCATTGGCACTCCACCACAAGAGTTCACAGTCATCTTTGACACTGGTTCTTCCAACTTGTGGGTCCCTTCTGTGTACTGCTCCAGTGGAGCTTGCT CTGACCATCATAAATTCAATCCACAACAGTCATCCACGTTCCAATCCACCAGCCAGAGTGTAGCCATCACCTATGGCACTGGAAGCATGACTGGATTCCTAGGCTATGATACTGTCACG GTTGGAAATATTCAGGTCAGCAACCAAATCTTTGGTCTGAGTGAGACCGAGCCAGGCAGCTTCCTTTATTATGCCCCCTTTGATGGCATCCTGGGTCTGGCTTTCCCTAGGCTCTCTGCCTCTGGCGCCACTCCTGTTTTTGACAATATGATGAGTGAAGGTTTGGTATCCCAGGATCTCTTTTCCGTCTTCCTGAGTTC TGATGGCCAGAGAGGGAGTTTTGTAATGTTTGGTGGCATTGATTCCTCCTACTATACTGGAAGTCTCAACTGGGTGCCCCTTTCTGCTGAACTCTATTGGCAGATCACTGTGGACAG tatcACCGTCAATGGTCAAGCCATTGCTTGTTCCGGTGGCTGCCAAGCTATTGTTGACACTGGTACCTCCCTCCTGGCAGGTCCCCCCAATGGCATTGCTAGCATTCAGAACTTCATTGGTGGTCGCCAATATTCCAATGGTCAG TATATAGTCAACTGCAATGCTATCAATGAACTGCCTGACATCGTCTTCACCATCAATGGCATTCAGTACCCTGTGCCCGCCAGTGCCTACATTCGCCAG TTCCAAAGTTATTGCACGAGTGGCTTCCAGAATATGCCCTTCCAGGCTGATCTTTGGATCCTTGGTGATATCTTCATTCGTCAATACTATTGTGTCTTCGACCGAGCAAACAACCAGATTGGCCTGGCTTCTGTGGCACAGTAA
- the LOC131184203 gene encoding pepsin A-like, with the protein MKFLLLLSLVALSQCQTSKVHLKKTKSVRQILKEHGLLEDFLKKHPYNLGTKYFPGLQNTFAVDPEPLQNYMDIEYMGTISIGTPPQEFTVIFDTGSSNLWVPSVYCSSGACSDHHKFNPQQSSTFRSTSQSVAITYGTGSMTGFLGYDTVTVGNIQVSNQIFGLSETEPGSFLYYAPFDGILGLAFPRLSASGATPVFDNMMSEGLVSQDLFSVFLSSDDQRGSFVMFGGIESSYFTGSLNWVPIAAELYWQITVDSITVNGQAIACSGGCQAFVDTGTSLLTGPPNGIASIQNFIGGQYSNGQYIVNCNAINELPDIVFTINGIQYPVPASAYIRQFQNYCTSGFQNMPFQSEVWVLGDIFIRQYYCVFDRANNQIGLAPVAH; encoded by the exons ATGAAGTTCCTCTTACTTCTGAGCCTGGTGGCACTTTCCCAATGTCAGACATCAAA GGTTCAcctaaagaaaacaaaatccGTGAGGCAAATCCTTAAGGAACATGGGCTGCTAGAAGATTTTCTGAAGAAGCATCCTTATAACCTTGGCACAAAATATTTCCCAGGGCTGCAAAATACATTTGCCGTTGATCCTGAACCCTTGCAAAATTATATGGAT ATCGAGTACATGGGTACTATCTCCATTGGCACTCCACCACAAGAGTTCACAGTCATCTTTGACACTGGTTCTTCCAACTTGTGGGTCCCTTCTGTGTACTGCTCCAGTGGAGCTTGCT CTGACCATCATAAATTCAATCCACAACAGTCATCCACGTTCCGGTCCACCAGCCAGAGTGTAGCCATCACCTATGGCACTGGAAGCATGACTGGATTCCTAGGCTATGATACTGTCACG GTTGGAAATATTCAGGTCAGCAACCAAATCTTTGGTCTGAGTGAGACCGAGCCAGGCAGCTTCCTTTATTATGCCCCCTTTGATGGCATCCTGGGTCTGGCTTTCCCTAGGCTCTCTGCCTCTGGCGCCACTCCTGTTTTTGACAATATGATGAGTGAAGGTTTGGTATCCCAGGATCTCTTTTCTGTCTTCCTGAGTTC TGATGACCAGAGAGGGAGTTTTGTAATGTTTGGTGGCATTGAATCCTCCTACTTTACTGGAAGTCTCAACTGGGTACCCATTGCTGCTGAACTCTATTGGCAGATCACTGTGGACAG tATCACCGTCAATGGTCAAGCCATTGCTTGTTCCGGTGGCTGCCAAGCTTTTGTTGACACTGGTACCTCCCTCCTGACAGGTCCCCCCAATGGCATTGCTAGCATTCAGAACTTCATTGGTGGACAATATTCCAATGGTCAG TATATAGTCAACTGCAATGCTATCAATGAACTGCCTGACATCGTCTTCACCATCAATGGCATTCAGTACCCTGTGCCCGCCAGTGCCTACATTCGCCAG TTCCAAAATTATTGCACGAGTGGCTTCCAGAATATGCCCTTCCAGTCTGAAGTTTGGGTCCTTGGTGATATCTTCATTCGTCAATACTATTGTGTCTTTGACCGAGCAAACAACCAGATTGGCCTGGCTCCTGTGGCACATTAA